In Niallia sp. FSL W8-0635, one genomic interval encodes:
- a CDS encoding aspartate/glutamate racemase family protein, with translation MIGVIRVFTTENKTVLNQHGKIITEVYGLPTHNQCIPEQTLGIYDKSSEVEAIPKIVELGKKMEKEGVKILAISCAADPGIEELRKAVSIPVIGAGSAAALTALAFGKPVGILGITQDVPEVMKKLLGELLVASAVPEDVKNTTDLMKAEGKEKGLKAAKSLLNEGAEVIVFACTGFSTIGLAEQLRHELKVPIIDAVEAEGQFAAQLYHSFTEVV, from the coding sequence ATGATTGGAGTAATTCGTGTTTTCACAACGGAGAATAAAACAGTCTTGAACCAACATGGCAAAATAATTACTGAAGTATATGGCTTGCCAACGCATAATCAATGTATTCCAGAACAAACTCTTGGTATTTATGATAAATCTTCAGAAGTAGAAGCGATACCAAAAATTGTAGAACTAGGAAAAAAGATGGAGAAAGAGGGGGTAAAGATACTTGCTATTAGCTGTGCAGCAGATCCTGGAATAGAAGAACTAAGAAAAGCAGTTTCCATACCAGTAATCGGGGCAGGAAGTGCTGCGGCATTAACAGCTCTTGCCTTTGGTAAGCCTGTTGGAATATTAGGAATAACACAAGACGTACCAGAGGTTATGAAGAAGCTTTTAGGGGAACTTTTGGTTGCTTCAGCTGTTCCAGAGGATGTAAAAAATACGACAGACCTAATGAAAGCAGAAGGAAAAGAAAAAGGTTTAAAAGCTGCTAAGTCTCTACTAAATGAGGGGGCAGAGGTAATTGTATTTGCTTGTACAGGTTTCTCTACAATTGGACTGGCAGAACAATTACGTCATGAATTGAAAGTGCCAATTATTGATGCAGTAGAAGCAGAAGGGCAGTTTGCCGCACAATTATACCATTCCTTTACAGAAGTAGTATAA
- a CDS encoding PucR family transcriptional regulator: MNQSGITVNDLLRLPVLKDAKVISGREGLNRSVQNIDIMEVPDVEGWLREGELLLTTAYSIRHDLSLLTKLVEKLSHANAAALAIKPERYLHEMPQEMIEVSNKYKLPIIQLPVGVPYIDITNAVMEQIVNKHAALLRRSEEIYKKLTTLVLENSGIQTVADNVSEMIEAPIILLDKQGKEIVSSPKNAKLENFTHGKDWDITVDKERVGKFLIEKEYLDDMDKICVEQARLVFSLELMRRKTAADTENQLRGNFIEELLAGIFLPQEEVVNKGRQLGLDPEIMWEIIVVESTNIIEDDSPFLKDISRLVESINLPNANKIYTQKQGNRLIILSAFSYQPVLTKDTNELWMEKLVPFMNKYTDFRVGFGGRSLLWEIHLSYLEARNSILIGSNLNKGKRIYFYEEIEIFKLLLDSTDHVNLDVVIERKIGKLIQYDKENDSDLVKTLFYYLSSNGSLKETAKQLYIHRNSVKYRIDRIKEIADITLDSFQEKLLYYFCIFFHNFKGS, translated from the coding sequence TGCCTGTTTTAAAGGACGCTAAAGTTATAAGTGGCAGGGAAGGATTAAACAGAAGCGTTCAAAATATTGATATTATGGAGGTACCAGATGTCGAAGGTTGGCTAAGAGAAGGAGAGCTATTACTGACGACCGCCTATTCAATAAGACATGATTTGTCCTTACTGACTAAACTAGTGGAGAAATTATCTCATGCAAATGCTGCCGCATTAGCAATAAAGCCAGAAAGGTATTTGCATGAAATGCCACAGGAAATGATAGAGGTTAGCAATAAATATAAGCTTCCTATTATTCAGCTTCCAGTCGGAGTTCCATATATTGATATCACCAATGCTGTCATGGAGCAAATTGTGAATAAGCATGCGGCTTTACTTAGAAGATCGGAAGAGATATATAAGAAATTAACGACATTAGTTCTTGAAAACAGTGGAATCCAAACGGTTGCGGATAATGTATCGGAAATGATAGAAGCTCCTATTATTCTTTTGGATAAACAAGGAAAGGAAATCGTTTCCTCACCAAAGAATGCAAAGCTGGAGAATTTTACTCACGGAAAGGATTGGGATATTACAGTTGACAAAGAGCGAGTTGGTAAATTTCTTATTGAAAAAGAATACTTGGATGATATGGATAAAATATGTGTGGAACAAGCACGTTTAGTTTTTTCATTAGAATTAATGAGGAGAAAAACAGCTGCGGATACGGAGAATCAGCTAAGAGGGAATTTTATTGAAGAACTACTTGCAGGTATATTTCTCCCGCAGGAGGAAGTGGTTAATAAAGGAAGGCAGCTGGGATTAGATCCGGAAATAATGTGGGAGATAATAGTGGTGGAGAGTACGAATATAATAGAGGATGATTCCCCATTTTTAAAAGATATAAGTAGGTTAGTAGAATCAATAAATCTGCCGAATGCTAATAAAATTTATACACAGAAACAAGGCAATCGGCTAATCATCCTATCAGCCTTTTCTTATCAACCGGTTTTGACGAAAGATACAAATGAGTTATGGATGGAGAAATTAGTTCCTTTCATGAATAAATATACTGATTTTCGAGTGGGATTTGGAGGAAGATCTCTGTTATGGGAAATTCATCTAAGCTATTTAGAAGCTAGAAATTCCATTTTGATTGGCTCCAATTTGAATAAAGGAAAACGAATTTATTTTTATGAAGAAATTGAGATATTTAAGTTGTTACTAGATAGTACGGATCATGTTAATCTGGATGTGGTCATTGAGAGGAAAATAGGGAAGTTAATTCAATATGATAAAGAAAATGACAGTGACCTTGTCAAAACACTTTTTTATTACTTATCTTCAAATGGAAGTTTAAAAGAAACAGCTAAACAGTTATATATCCATCGAAATTCTGTAAAATATCGAATTGATCGAATAAAGGAAATTGCAGATATAACATTAGATTCCTTTCAAGAGAAGCTTCTATATTATTTTTGCATCTTTTTTCATAATTTTAAGGGATCCTAA